A part of Capsicum annuum cultivar UCD-10X-F1 chromosome 6, UCD10Xv1.1, whole genome shotgun sequence genomic DNA contains:
- the LOC107855083 gene encoding LOW QUALITY PROTEIN: probable pectinesterase/pectinesterase inhibitor 7 (The sequence of the model RefSeq protein was modified relative to this genomic sequence to represent the inferred CDS: inserted 1 base in 1 codon; deleted 2 bases in 1 codon; substituted 3 bases at 3 genomic stop codons), with amino-acid sequence MSTNYDHTNLFSFSHFMIFILSLSFFQSYANDNSPSIICKNTPFPNFCKSIFPKKWNNVTSKHNVYDYGRFSVHKSLSTTRKFISLVQKHLRKXKNLTNLAIRALEDCLFLADLNIDYLSTTFKIVNETSKILPILEAKDLQTLLSAILTNTQTCSAGLQEITSTSFDPRSLRNDILTPLINDTKLHSVSLALFTKGWVPKGKKGIKITQKKSVFRNGHLPLKMSARKWAIFERISTRRLLQQQDDDQLLEYDDQILVSDVIVNQDGSGNFSTINDAVAIAPNNINGVTGYFLIYITTCAYEEYVSIAKNKKYLMIAKNTINGPLFXRHYLTMFSCLSTAVVGQGFVAVNITFENTAGPINHQAVAVRNGADLSTFYSCSFHGYQDTLCVHSLRQFYRECDIYGTIEFIFGNAAAVFQNSNIYPKLPLQNQFNAITAQGRTDPNQNTGISIQNCTVKPADDLKFGNSSTEPYLGRPWKEYSRTVYAQSFIDGYVNPLGXKEWSGXYYAEFNNTGPGSNTSGRVTRPGFHVIDAIDAANFTVSAFLLGDNWLPQTGVPYFSGLL; translated from the exons ATGTCTACCAATTACGATCATACtaaccttttttccttttctcattttatgatatttattctatctttatcattttttcaaTCTTATGCTAATGATAATTCACCTTCCATCATTTGCAAAAATACCCCTTTTCCTAATTTTTGCAAATCAATATTCCCCAAAAAATGGAATAATGTCACTTCAAAACACAATGTCTACGACTACGGTCGATTTTCtgttcataaatctttatctacgACTCGTAAATTCATTTCTCTTGTTCAGAAACaccttagaaaataaaaaaatctaacgAACCTCGCGATTCGCGCCCTCGAAGATTGTCTATTTTTAGCTGATTTAAACATAGATTATCTTTCAACAACATTCAAAATTGTTAATGAAACTTCCAAGATTTTGCCAATTTTGGAAGCAAAAGATTTACAAACTTTGTTAAGTGCCATTTTGACAAATACACAAACTTGTTCAGCTGGTTTACAAGAAATTACTAGTACCTCTTTCGATCCTCGGAGTTTGAGAAATGACATTTTAACCCCTCTTATTAATGACACAAAACTTCATAGTGTTTCATTAGCTTTGTTCACAAAAGGGTGGGTTCCTAAGGgcaaaaaaggaataaaaattactCAAAAGAAGTCAGTTTTCAGAAATGGCCACTTGCCTTTGAAAATGTCTGCAAGAAAATGGGCTATATTTGAAAGGATTAGCACGAGAAGGCTACTTCAGCAACAAGATGATGATCAACTTTTG GAATATGATGACCAAATTTTGGTGAGTGATGTGATTGTAAACCAAGATGGAAGTGGGAATTTTAGTACCATAAATGATGCTGTGGCTATTGCACCAAATAATATTAATGGTGTCACAGGCTATTTT CTCATATATATAACTACTTGTGCGTATGAGGAATATGTTTCAATAGCCAAAAACAAGAAGTATTTGATGATAGCCAAAAACACTATCAACGgg CCGTTGTTTTAACGTCATTATCTTACAATGTTTTCCTGTTTATCAACAGCTGTGGTTGGTCAAGGATTTGTTGCAGTTAACATAACATTCGAAAACACAGCAGGACCGATAAATCACCAAGCAGTTGCAGTTAGAAATGGAGCAGATTTATCGACATTTTATAGCTGCAGCTTCCACGGGTACCAAGACACGTTATGCGTACACTCGCTCAGACAATTCTACAGAGAATGCGACATTTATGGCACGATCGAATTCATATTTGGAAACGCAGCAGCAGTTTTCCAGAATTCTAACATATACCCAAAACTCCCTTTACAAAATCAGTTCAACGCAATCACAGCACAAGGCAGAACAGATCCGAATCAAAACACGGGGATTTCGATTCAAAATTGTACAGTAAAACCAGCAGACGACTTAAAATTTGGTAATAGTAGCACAGAACCGTACCTTGGTAGGCCTTGGAAGGAGTACTCGAGGACTGTTTACGCCCAAAGTTTCATCGATGGGTACGTGAATCCGTTAGGATGAAAAGAATGGTCGG GTTACTATGCGGAGTTTAACAACACGGGACCAGGTTCTAACACCAGCGGCAGAGTCACTCGGCCTGGTTTTCACGTTATTGATGCCATCGACGCTGCTAATTTCACAGTTTCCGCCTTCTTACTTGGAGATAATTGGTTGCCACAAACTGGAGTGCCATATTTTAGTGGTCTGTTATaa